A single Corynebacterium stationis DNA region contains:
- a CDS encoding siderophore-interacting protein, translating to MAFFPFLATVKNSERISPNFQRVTFTGLDDMGPAGHIMDLRIKLVIPGDHGLPKMTGEENWYDEWKAIDPDKRGSMRTYSIREFRRAGEHDEGANGEAELDIDFALHGVGTPDSGPAATWAVEAQPGDQLYVVAPQKDDESGPGIEFQPGEATNVVILGDETALPAMLRIADEWPAELTGTMYCELVDSADIPQIDFPANLTVNWVPRTPEHAYGDLLVESAARLFEVENPRGECTPPEPSTSDDAEPAPLVWETPAYSSFDDDTDATEPASTVAERFADTYFWIAGEAGMVTTIRRMLVKGAGISRHRVSFMGYWKTGVKALG from the coding sequence ATGGCATTTTTCCCATTTCTCGCAACCGTCAAAAACTCCGAACGCATCTCCCCTAACTTCCAGCGGGTAACTTTTACTGGCTTAGATGACATGGGCCCCGCAGGTCACATCATGGACTTGCGCATCAAACTAGTCATCCCGGGTGACCACGGCCTGCCAAAGATGACCGGTGAGGAAAACTGGTACGACGAATGGAAAGCCATTGACCCGGACAAGCGCGGCAGCATGCGCACCTACTCCATCCGCGAGTTTCGTCGAGCAGGTGAGCACGACGAAGGTGCAAACGGTGAAGCTGAGCTCGATATTGACTTCGCTCTGCACGGCGTAGGCACTCCCGATAGCGGTCCCGCAGCCACCTGGGCGGTTGAAGCACAGCCTGGCGATCAGCTCTATGTTGTGGCACCACAAAAAGACGACGAATCCGGCCCGGGCATTGAATTTCAGCCTGGCGAAGCCACAAATGTTGTCATTTTAGGTGATGAAACTGCCCTGCCAGCTATGCTGCGCATCGCCGATGAATGGCCCGCGGAACTCACCGGCACCATGTACTGCGAATTGGTCGATAGCGCAGATATCCCGCAGATTGATTTCCCCGCAAATCTCACAGTCAACTGGGTCCCACGCACCCCAGAGCACGCGTACGGTGACCTATTGGTTGAATCTGCAGCGCGGCTTTTTGAAGTTGAGAACCCACGCGGTGAATGCACCCCGCCGGAGCCATCGACTAGCGATGACGCCGAGCCTGCCCCGCTGGTCTGGGAAACTCCTGCTTATAGTTCTTTCGACGACGATACTGATGCCACCGAACCAGCTTCAACTGTTGCTGAACGCTTTGCAGATACTTATTTCTGGATCGCTGGTGAAGCCGGCATGGTCACCACTATTCGTCGCATGTTGGTTAAAGGCGCGGGCATTTCCCGCCACCGCGTTTCCTTCATGGGGTACTGGAAAACCGGTGTCAAAGCGCTCGGTTAA
- a CDS encoding ABC transporter ATP-binding protein — MTAMNINEHASTAQQLDSTALHVKDVSVGYGERTVLDTLNVDIKRGTVTSIVGPNGCGKSTLLRTMSRLLNPTKGEIVLDGKSIHDIPTRKLATQLGLLPQTPIAPDGIVVADLVGRGRTPHQGILGRWSQQDYDIVAEALETTGISDLAERSIDELSGGQRQRVWIAMALAQRTDTLLLDEPTTYLDVKHQLDVLDLLTELNRDRGTTIVMVLHDLNLAARYSDELVAVSGGKVFAHGHPREVITKENVKSVFGIDSVIITDPVSDQPAVMPIGRHHLRNK, encoded by the coding sequence ATGACTGCAATGAATATCAATGAACATGCCTCGACGGCGCAGCAGCTGGATTCCACCGCTCTACACGTTAAAGATGTATCGGTCGGCTACGGTGAGCGCACGGTTTTAGACACGCTCAACGTCGACATCAAGCGAGGTACCGTAACTTCCATTGTCGGGCCAAATGGCTGCGGCAAATCTACGCTGCTACGCACCATGTCGCGTTTGCTAAACCCGACCAAGGGCGAAATTGTCCTCGATGGCAAGTCCATCCATGACATCCCGACTCGTAAGCTCGCAACCCAGCTCGGCCTTTTGCCGCAGACCCCGATTGCTCCCGATGGCATCGTCGTCGCAGACCTAGTTGGCCGCGGCCGCACCCCGCACCAAGGCATCCTAGGGCGCTGGAGCCAGCAAGACTACGACATCGTTGCAGAAGCCTTGGAAACCACCGGTATCTCCGATCTCGCTGAACGCTCCATCGATGAGCTGTCCGGTGGTCAACGCCAACGCGTGTGGATTGCCATGGCGTTAGCACAACGCACAGATACATTGCTTCTCGATGAGCCCACCACGTACTTAGACGTCAAGCACCAGTTAGATGTCTTGGACTTGCTCACTGAGCTCAACCGCGATCGTGGCACCACCATCGTCATGGTGCTGCACGACCTCAATCTGGCCGCACGCTATTCCGATGAGCTCGTTGCAGTTTCTGGCGGGAAGGTCTTCGCGCATGGGCATCCACGCGAAGTCATCACCAAAGAAAATGTGAAGTCCGTATTCGGAATCGACTCGGTCATCATCACTGACCCGGTTTCCGATCAACCAGCGGTCATGCCTATTGGCCGCCACCACCTAAGGAATAAGTAG
- a CDS encoding FecCD family ABC transporter permease, protein MTTSTQTTSSSEPNSAATTELATSLAAGRKKRAHQYWALVTLLVIAVIGVWLASLMIGETFYSLQDVLAVVMGETVPGASFTVGALRLPRATVAIFVGLAFGIAGTIFQTMLRNQLASPDIIGISASASAAGATGIIMFGLGQTAVSIMSTIASLVIALTVYLLSMKSGFTGTRIILIGIGCAAIMQAWTSYVLSHAAAWDLATATRWITGSLNTMTWERGLPVILTVIVLAPLMIACSHLLSILGLGDDLARGLGTHLTLTRVVLFVGAVVLIALATAATGPIAFVAFMAGPIASRIFKPGASLVLPAGLIGALLVLVADLAGQYLFGTRYPAGVITGAIGAPFLMYLLTRSSR, encoded by the coding sequence ATGACCACTTCCACGCAAACCACTTCTTCAAGCGAGCCCAACTCCGCAGCAACCACGGAACTTGCAACATCTTTAGCCGCAGGCCGCAAAAAGCGCGCACACCAATACTGGGCATTAGTCACGTTGCTTGTCATCGCGGTCATCGGCGTCTGGTTAGCCTCGCTCATGATTGGCGAGACCTTCTATAGCTTGCAAGACGTCCTAGCCGTTGTCATGGGTGAAACCGTGCCTGGCGCCAGCTTTACTGTCGGCGCGCTGCGACTTCCGCGCGCAACGGTAGCGATTTTCGTCGGCCTAGCATTCGGTATTGCCGGCACGATTTTCCAAACCATGCTGCGCAACCAACTGGCCTCACCTGACATCATTGGAATTTCCGCCAGTGCATCGGCTGCTGGCGCAACCGGCATCATCATGTTCGGCCTCGGTCAGACCGCAGTGTCGATCATGTCGACCATCGCCTCGCTGGTAATCGCGCTGACTGTCTATCTGTTGTCCATGAAGTCCGGCTTTACTGGTACCCGCATAATCCTCATCGGTATTGGCTGCGCAGCGATTATGCAGGCGTGGACTTCTTATGTGCTCTCGCATGCTGCTGCCTGGGATTTGGCTACCGCAACCCGCTGGATTACCGGTTCGCTCAACACCATGACTTGGGAGCGCGGCCTGCCGGTTATCTTGACCGTCATCGTGCTCGCACCGCTGATGATTGCCTGCTCGCACCTGCTGTCCATCTTGGGACTCGGTGATGATTTAGCACGCGGTCTCGGCACTCATTTAACGCTGACCCGCGTGGTGTTATTCGTCGGTGCTGTCGTACTCATCGCCCTGGCTACTGCTGCCACCGGCCCCATCGCGTTTGTCGCCTTTATGGCAGGCCCCATCGCTTCACGGATTTTCAAACCCGGTGCCTCCCTCGTTCTCCCCGCGGGGCTCATCGGCGCATTGCTCGTGCTAGTCGCGGATCTGGCTGGCCAATACCTCTTTGGCACCCGCTACCCTGCTGGCGTTATCACCGGTGCGATTGGTGCGCCTTTCTTAATGTATCTACTTACTCGATCCTCGCGATAG
- a CDS encoding FecCD family ABC transporter permease, with product MRIAVLIGLLIALAITCVASVMFGVRSISVEDAIAAIGGATETAEQAAAAARMPRTVMALLVGAALAMSGTTLQGITRNPLADPGIFGVLSGASLAVVTGIAFFGLSRPVPTMIAAMVGSLAAAVFVYFVGSLGRGGATPLKLALSGAATAAAASSLVSAILLPRADVMDQFRFWQIGSVGGAEWPNLGLSLPFLAVGLLVVLGCAPGLNALALGDDVATGLGIKVMTTRLVATFGAVILCGTATALAGPIAFVGLIVPHLIRLVCGTDHRWLLPLTGLAGALLLTIADTIGRVVTRPSELAVGILVPLIGAPLFIWIVRNTKVRELA from the coding sequence ATGCGCATCGCAGTTTTAATCGGATTGCTAATCGCTTTAGCAATCACGTGCGTTGCCTCCGTAATGTTTGGTGTTCGTTCCATCTCGGTGGAAGACGCTATCGCTGCTATCGGCGGCGCAACTGAAACAGCGGAACAAGCCGCCGCCGCTGCGCGCATGCCGCGTACGGTTATGGCACTACTCGTCGGCGCAGCACTGGCGATGTCAGGTACTACCTTGCAGGGAATCACCCGCAACCCGTTGGCCGATCCGGGTATTTTCGGCGTACTCTCTGGCGCCTCACTCGCGGTTGTCACGGGCATTGCTTTCTTTGGGCTCTCACGCCCAGTGCCCACCATGATTGCCGCTATGGTCGGCTCTTTGGCGGCCGCGGTCTTTGTCTACTTCGTGGGCTCTTTGGGCCGCGGTGGTGCCACCCCGCTGAAACTCGCGCTTTCTGGTGCTGCCACCGCTGCGGCAGCTTCAAGCTTGGTCTCTGCAATTTTGCTGCCGCGCGCCGATGTCATGGATCAATTCCGCTTTTGGCAAATTGGTTCCGTCGGCGGTGCCGAGTGGCCCAATCTGGGTTTATCGCTACCTTTCCTAGCCGTTGGTTTGCTTGTCGTTTTAGGCTGCGCACCAGGGCTTAACGCATTAGCGCTTGGCGATGATGTCGCAACCGGCCTGGGCATCAAAGTCATGACCACCCGTTTGGTCGCCACCTTTGGCGCGGTCATCTTGTGCGGTACTGCAACCGCGCTCGCAGGCCCGATTGCCTTTGTCGGTTTGATTGTTCCGCACCTGATTCGTCTTGTCTGCGGCACTGACCACCGCTGGCTGCTGCCCCTGACCGGTCTTGCCGGAGCGTTATTGCTCACCATTGCTGACACCATCGGCCGCGTGGTCACCCGTCCTTCGGAATTAGCAGTGGGCATTTTGGTTCCGCTTATCGGCGCCCCGCTGTTTATTTGGATTGTTCGCAACACCAAGGTTCGGGAGCTTGCCTAA
- a CDS encoding iron-siderophore ABC transporter substrate-binding protein yields MVQTSKLVRLTAVSAIAALSLTACSDSGSSDSANTDSSAASESADGNGSDAESNNPADESQFPITVEHALGETVIESKPERVATVGWANHEVPLAFGIVPVGMSKSTWGDDDENGIMPWTEDKIAELGGEEPVLFDETDGIPFEQVADTQPDVILAAYSGLTQEDYDTLSQIAPVVAYPDKPWTTSAFDMVSLDAAGLGLADEGEKLNEDLKKQVDDAMANYPELKGKKPLFTSFGGASSESMIGFYTLDDPRAGFLEEAGFETPEIVKDYTGNSDSFWEEVSTENPEQFDDVDFFISYSSGDEAADKEALEKMQADPLTSKIPAIAEGRVVFLENGPLGASANPSPLSIPWGIDDYFAALNTAFEAE; encoded by the coding sequence ATCGTGCAAACATCCAAACTTGTTCGTCTCACTGCTGTATCTGCCATCGCAGCACTTTCGCTAACTGCTTGCTCCGACAGCGGAAGCTCCGATTCTGCAAATACTGACTCTTCTGCAGCATCCGAGTCCGCAGACGGAAACGGGTCTGACGCAGAATCCAACAACCCGGCGGATGAGTCCCAGTTCCCCATCACCGTGGAGCACGCACTTGGAGAAACCGTCATTGAGTCCAAGCCAGAGCGCGTTGCCACCGTTGGATGGGCAAACCACGAGGTTCCTCTCGCCTTCGGTATTGTTCCAGTAGGCATGTCCAAGTCCACCTGGGGCGATGATGATGAAAACGGCATCATGCCATGGACCGAAGACAAGATTGCAGAACTCGGCGGCGAAGAGCCAGTGCTTTTCGATGAAACCGACGGCATCCCCTTCGAGCAGGTCGCCGATACCCAGCCTGATGTCATCTTGGCTGCATACTCTGGCCTGACCCAGGAAGATTACGACACCTTGTCTCAGATCGCCCCTGTCGTGGCATACCCAGATAAGCCATGGACCACTTCTGCTTTTGACATGGTTTCTTTGGACGCAGCAGGCCTGGGCCTGGCTGATGAAGGCGAAAAGCTCAATGAAGACCTAAAGAAGCAGGTCGATGATGCCATGGCGAACTACCCAGAGCTCAAAGGCAAGAAGCCACTGTTTACCTCCTTCGGCGGCGCCTCGAGCGAATCCATGATTGGTTTCTACACCCTGGACGATCCACGCGCGGGCTTCTTGGAGGAAGCTGGTTTTGAAACCCCAGAAATCGTGAAGGACTACACCGGAAACTCCGATTCCTTCTGGGAAGAAGTCTCGACTGAGAACCCAGAGCAGTTCGACGACGTCGACTTCTTCATCTCCTACTCTTCAGGTGATGAAGCAGCAGATAAGGAAGCACTAGAAAAGATGCAGGCAGATCCGCTGACCTCCAAGATCCCAGCGATTGCTGAAGGCCGCGTTGTCTTCTTGGAAAATGGCCCACTGGGTGCATCCGCTAACCCATCCCCACTGTCTATCCCTTGGGGTATCGATGACTACTTCGCAGCTCTAAATACTGCTTTCGAAGCTGAGTAA
- a CDS encoding MFS transporter: MRDKRINDENAKQFGLSDNAHTGQPFDGYEEPTYGEVSTEETAAEVAARRARIRRRPRPLQTSISNTRRIIVVIVLAMGGFAIGTTEFVSMGLLPMIASDLEISEGQASHIISAYALGVVVGAPLITALTGKIPRRRLLLFLMLAFIIGNGLGIFAENYSLLMVARFIAGLPHGAYFSVAGLSAASMAPAGARGRAVAMVGMGLSVATVLGVPAAQALGSALGWQAAYVLVVLVGLVTLAGLWVLMPHMVRMPATSVKTELGAFSRPQVWLSLAMGAIGFGGMFAVYTYITWTMTERAGMAESLMWLVLMVYGIGNVAGNYFGGWLADRSLEKGILFSLITITLILVAFFFTSHNPILGTINFGLIGFFGASLTPSLQIRLMDVAGDAQTLAASLNHSALNLANAAGAAIGGVVVGAGMGYASPALAGAALSAVAILIWIGAQFVKK, from the coding sequence GTGAGAGACAAGCGGATTAATGATGAAAATGCGAAGCAGTTTGGCCTAAGTGATAATGCGCACACAGGCCAACCTTTCGATGGGTATGAGGAGCCGACTTATGGGGAGGTAAGCACTGAGGAAACTGCCGCTGAAGTTGCGGCTCGGCGTGCGCGGATTCGGCGCCGTCCACGTCCTCTGCAGACCTCTATTTCTAATACTCGTCGCATCATCGTAGTGATTGTCTTAGCGATGGGTGGGTTTGCCATCGGCACCACGGAGTTCGTGTCGATGGGCCTTTTGCCCATGATTGCTAGCGACCTGGAAATTTCTGAAGGTCAAGCTAGTCATATTATTTCCGCTTATGCCTTAGGTGTAGTTGTTGGCGCGCCATTGATTACGGCGTTGACCGGCAAGATTCCGCGCCGACGCCTGCTGCTGTTTCTAATGCTGGCATTTATTATCGGCAATGGTTTAGGTATCTTTGCTGAAAATTACTCGCTGCTCATGGTGGCGCGTTTTATCGCAGGTCTGCCACACGGCGCGTATTTCTCGGTCGCTGGTCTATCAGCTGCGTCGATGGCTCCGGCTGGTGCGCGCGGTAGAGCTGTCGCGATGGTGGGCATGGGTCTGTCTGTGGCTACCGTGCTGGGCGTTCCTGCAGCACAAGCGCTGGGGTCGGCCTTGGGCTGGCAGGCGGCCTACGTGCTTGTGGTCTTAGTAGGTCTTGTGACTCTGGCTGGATTGTGGGTTTTGATGCCGCATATGGTGAGGATGCCCGCGACCTCCGTGAAGACAGAGCTTGGTGCATTTAGTCGCCCACAGGTATGGCTTTCTTTGGCGATGGGTGCGATTGGATTCGGCGGCATGTTCGCCGTGTATACCTACATCACCTGGACGATGACGGAACGCGCTGGAATGGCAGAAAGCCTCATGTGGCTGGTGCTGATGGTCTACGGTATCGGTAATGTTGCCGGTAACTACTTCGGTGGCTGGCTGGCCGACCGCAGCTTGGAAAAGGGCATTTTATTCTCCCTGATTACAATCACGTTGATTCTCGTGGCCTTCTTCTTTACCTCCCACAATCCAATCTTGGGCACCATTAACTTTGGACTTATCGGATTCTTTGGCGCATCCCTGACCCCAAGCCTGCAGATTCGTCTCATGGATGTTGCCGGCGATGCACAAACTTTGGCAGCGTCGTTGAACCACTCGGCATTGAACCTGGCTAATGCGGCTGGTGCTGCCATCGGTGGCGTTGTCGTGGGGGCTGGCATGGGATATGCATCCCCAGCGCTTGCGGGTGCGGCGCTTTCTGCGGTGGCAATTCTGATTTGGATTGGCGCTCAGTTTGTCAAGAAGTGA
- a CDS encoding exodeoxyribonuclease III: protein MSLTIASVNVNGIRAACKQRNELNLGMNEWLKETSADIVLMQEVRANPAQTELALKPALEAGWHLAMADALTPGAKGRAGVGILSRTPLTDVEIGFGSFLEAGRWIEATTAGVRVASLYLPSGDTNSPKLDEKYNFLDEFAEILKDRASQHPEMVIGGDWNICHRAQDLKNNKPNEKKSGHLPEERAFMDHVFGAFPDAEPQVKKGLGDWLGIIDYETKTNWEAAADPQWFDVARRLAPEVEGPYTWWTYRGQAFNNDAGWRIDYQAATDAMLQRAQRSWVEKAPSVEERWSDHSPLMVEYS from the coding sequence ATGTCTTTAACTATCGCTTCGGTCAACGTCAACGGTATTCGCGCTGCCTGCAAGCAGCGCAATGAACTCAACCTGGGAATGAATGAATGGTTGAAAGAAACCAGCGCCGACATCGTGCTCATGCAAGAAGTGCGCGCTAATCCAGCCCAAACTGAGCTGGCTTTAAAACCAGCGCTGGAAGCAGGCTGGCACCTGGCCATGGCTGATGCCCTAACCCCAGGCGCCAAGGGACGCGCCGGGGTCGGAATCTTATCGCGTACTCCATTAACGGATGTTGAGATCGGATTCGGCTCCTTCCTGGAAGCTGGCCGTTGGATTGAGGCCACCACCGCTGGTGTGCGCGTGGCTTCGCTCTATCTGCCATCGGGTGATACCAACTCCCCGAAGCTGGATGAGAAGTACAACTTCCTAGATGAATTCGCGGAAATCTTAAAAGACCGTGCAAGTCAGCACCCAGAGATGGTCATCGGCGGCGACTGGAATATCTGCCACCGCGCTCAGGACCTGAAAAATAACAAGCCCAATGAAAAGAAATCTGGCCACTTGCCAGAAGAGCGCGCCTTTATGGACCACGTTTTCGGCGCGTTCCCAGACGCTGAACCACAGGTGAAAAAGGGCCTTGGTGACTGGCTGGGAATCATTGATTATGAAACCAAGACCAACTGGGAAGCAGCTGCGGATCCGCAGTGGTTCGACGTGGCGCGCCGACTAGCGCCTGAGGTAGAAGGCCCTTATACCTGGTGGACCTACCGCGGACAGGCCTTTAACAATGATGCAGGCTGGCGCATCGACTACCAGGCGGCAACCGATGCGATGCTGCAACGTGCACAGCGCAGCTGGGTGGAAAAGGCCCCAAGCGTTGAAGAGCGCTGGTCTGACCACTCGCCTTTGATGGTGGAATACAGCTAA
- the trpS gene encoding tryptophan--tRNA ligase, protein MTEPTSSPVAAPTPQPGDRILSGIQPTADSYHLGNYLGALKQWIDLQDGFDAFYFIPDLHAITVEQDPAELRERTIAGAAQLIALGIDPKRSTLYVQSQVSAHAELTWVLQCMTGFGEASRMTQFKDKATRQGQDRTSVGLFTYPVLMAADILLYSPDFVPVGEDQRQHLELTRNLAERFNSRYGETFRVPEAYIPQGSAKIYDLQDPTAKMSKSGPNPKGLINLLDAPKTSAKRIRSAVTDDLGVVNFDRENQPGVSNLLAIQSALTGEDIDKLVARYDGQGYGQLKVDTADALETFVTPLKARFDELMDDRGEIERLLADGADKATEVATPLLENVYDKVGFLPARRR, encoded by the coding sequence ATGACTGAACCCACTTCCTCACCAGTAGCTGCTCCGACTCCACAGCCTGGCGATCGCATCTTGTCCGGTATTCAGCCCACGGCTGATTCTTACCACCTAGGAAATTACCTCGGTGCGCTTAAACAGTGGATTGATTTGCAGGACGGCTTTGATGCTTTCTACTTCATCCCTGACCTGCACGCGATCACCGTGGAACAAGACCCAGCGGAATTGCGCGAGCGCACCATCGCTGGTGCAGCACAGTTGATTGCTTTGGGCATTGACCCGAAACGTTCTACTTTGTACGTGCAATCGCAGGTGTCGGCGCACGCGGAGCTGACGTGGGTTTTGCAGTGCATGACCGGTTTCGGTGAGGCTTCGCGCATGACGCAGTTTAAGGACAAGGCGACGCGTCAGGGACAGGACCGCACCTCGGTAGGTCTGTTTACCTACCCAGTGTTGATGGCAGCAGATATCTTGCTCTACTCGCCGGATTTCGTTCCGGTGGGTGAAGACCAGCGTCAGCACCTGGAATTAACGCGTAACTTAGCTGAGCGTTTTAACTCTCGCTACGGTGAGACCTTCCGCGTACCTGAGGCTTATATTCCGCAGGGCTCGGCGAAGATCTACGACCTGCAGGATCCAACGGCCAAGATGTCCAAGTCAGGTCCTAACCCCAAGGGTCTGATTAATCTCTTGGATGCGCCGAAGACGTCGGCAAAGCGCATTCGCTCCGCGGTCACTGATGATTTGGGGGTAGTGAATTTCGATCGTGAAAACCAGCCTGGTGTATCTAATTTGTTGGCGATTCAGTCGGCGTTGACAGGCGAAGACATCGACAAGCTAGTAGCGCGTTACGACGGCCAAGGGTATGGACAATTAAAGGTCGATACCGCCGATGCGCTGGAAACTTTCGTCACTCCACTGAAGGCTCGCTTTGATGAATTGATGGATGATCGCGGTGAAATAGAGCGTTTGCTTGCCGATGGCGCCGATAAAGCCACCGAAGTTGCTACACCACTTTTGGAAAACGTTTATGACAAAGTTGGGTTTCTTCCTGCACGCCGACGCTAA